A part of Desulfobacterales bacterium genomic DNA contains:
- a CDS encoding acyltransferase, whose amino-acid sequence MYKKKHMRGRPHHIAMIDVLKGALIIAVITGHILQGRLSRNFFRFLIYSFHMPLFFATSGYLLSYSLPGSLSGKALIKKYYGRVVQPWLVAWAAYSVLAVHDSLTIETVVDSLIFPYYHLWYVPTLIVFIIVLRLCTSGSVTPVILLSVSALLVIPCEVMLSLEDSAELSGFVKDFCNVYKPHYFLFFLLGFLITRVSDLKRYTAGFIAAGAAGLVWRIISFWENHISVLNIDFYVLNISLILVLLLNLDSIRVKKNAMINIIKWIGRNSLPIYLWHVIVIMGCKSLATQHIGTFHWYLFTVILSCLFISSVYVASKISWFDSILFGRSCSDRSR is encoded by the coding sequence ATGTATAAAAAGAAGCACATGCGTGGGCGGCCCCACCATATTGCTATGATCGATGTTCTCAAGGGAGCTTTGATTATCGCCGTTATTACCGGGCATATATTGCAGGGGCGATTGAGCCGGAACTTTTTCCGGTTTCTGATCTACAGCTTTCATATGCCCCTTTTTTTTGCGACCTCCGGGTACTTGCTCAGTTATTCATTGCCGGGGAGCCTTAGTGGCAAAGCTTTGATCAAAAAGTATTATGGCAGAGTGGTTCAGCCATGGCTGGTGGCGTGGGCAGCTTATTCCGTGCTGGCGGTTCATGACTCTTTAACAATTGAAACGGTTGTCGATTCCCTCATTTTTCCCTATTATCATCTATGGTATGTTCCCACACTGATTGTGTTTATAATTGTTTTGCGTTTATGCACGTCCGGTTCAGTGACGCCGGTAATTTTGCTTTCCGTCTCGGCCCTGCTCGTTATTCCGTGTGAAGTTATGCTGAGCCTGGAGGATTCAGCGGAGCTGTCCGGATTTGTTAAAGATTTCTGCAATGTCTATAAACCTCATTATTTTCTTTTTTTTCTATTGGGGTTTTTAATAACCCGGGTTTCTGATCTGAAGCGGTATACAGCCGGCTTTATTGCGGCCGGAGCAGCCGGATTGGTCTGGAGGATTATTTCGTTCTGGGAAAATCATATTTCGGTGCTGAACATCGATTTTTACGTATTGAATATTTCGCTGATCCTTGTTCTTCTTTTGAATCTTGACAGTATACGTGTGAAAAAAAATGCCATGATCAACATTATTAAATGGATCGGCAGAAATTCTCTGCCCATATATCTGTGGCATGTGATCGTGATCATGGGCTGCAAGTCTCTGGCTACCCAGCATATCGGGACGTTTCACTGGTATCTGTTTACAGTAATTTTGTCCTGCCTGTTTATCTCCTCTGTTTATGTAGCATCTAAAATCAGCTGGTTCGATTCGATCCTGTTCGGCAGATCCTGCTCAGACCGATCCAGATGA
- a CDS encoding glycosyltransferase has product MRTDRKSKIRLLHLVQTLGVGGAEILMCHHIRALGFKDYEHFVYCFGNDGPVREKIESMGVPVRLGKKMAVLKTPFKFVVAFLALVQDILSVIRSRDIQFIQSHLGQANQMSIFISMISGIPAFPTVHSTMAFLDTRNFWDPRALLINVLNHALYRLAEHVIVVSEEIKIIIRKRYGLEDSKILVLKNGIIVEDVHEPSISWEKVFDTTEMGVKIVAVGRLVVSKGFDILVKAVAKLAADGNSSLRVVIAGEGEQRPELEKLIKDLNVENFIRLIGLRNDVQKLMDVSDIFVMPSRYEGLSIAMIEAMACGLPIVASDAPGLRDFITDYRNGLTFPVDDHEALAVCIKRLLNNAGLRRTLSDNARRSFDVEYNMLNNIRALDAVYRNVVASAG; this is encoded by the coding sequence ATGCGCACAGACAGAAAGTCTAAAATACGCCTGCTTCACCTTGTCCAGACGTTGGGCGTAGGGGGGGCGGAAATTTTGATGTGTCATCATATCCGGGCGCTCGGTTTTAAGGATTACGAACATTTTGTGTATTGTTTCGGCAATGACGGGCCAGTTCGTGAAAAAATCGAATCTATGGGAGTGCCGGTGCGCCTGGGTAAAAAAATGGCCGTCCTGAAAACCCCCTTTAAATTTGTCGTTGCGTTTCTGGCGCTGGTACAGGATATCCTTTCGGTGATTCGAAGCCGTGATATACAGTTCATCCAATCCCATCTGGGACAAGCCAACCAGATGTCCATATTTATTTCGATGATATCAGGAATTCCGGCTTTTCCAACCGTACACAGCACCATGGCATTTTTGGATACCAGGAACTTCTGGGATCCCAGAGCCCTGTTGATCAACGTCCTGAACCATGCGCTGTACCGGTTGGCTGAACATGTCATCGTGGTCTCTGAAGAAATTAAAATCATCATCCGGAAACGTTACGGGTTGGAGGATTCAAAAATACTGGTTCTGAAAAATGGTATTATCGTAGAAGATGTTCATGAGCCATCGATATCCTGGGAAAAGGTGTTCGATACCACCGAAATGGGGGTGAAGATTGTCGCTGTCGGAAGACTGGTCGTATCAAAAGGCTTTGATATATTGGTGAAGGCCGTAGCAAAACTGGCAGCGGATGGAAACTCCAGTCTGCGGGTAGTGATAGCCGGGGAGGGAGAGCAGCGGCCTGAACTGGAAAAGCTGATCAAAGACCTGAACGTTGAAAATTTCATCCGTCTGATCGGGCTCAGAAACGATGTGCAGAAACTTATGGATGTTTCGGATATTTTTGTCATGCCATCCCGATATGAAGGGCTGTCCATTGCCATGATCGAGGCAATGGCATGCGGGCTTCCGATCGTTGCTTCTGACGCGCCGGGTCTGAGAGATTTTATCACCGACTACCGCAACGGGTTGACATTCCCGGTTGATGATCATGAAGCATTGGCAGTCTGTATCAAACGTCTTTTAAATAATGCCGGTCTCAGGCGTACACTGTCGGATAATGCCAGACGGTCTTTTGATGTAGAGTATAATATGCTGAATAATATCAGAGCGCTGGATGCGGTTTACAGGAACGTTGTTGCTTCGGCGGGATGA
- a CDS encoding oligosaccharide flippase family protein has product MSEIKIHSLKSQALHLFFGKILAYLIISISPIILVRLISMTQFGVYRQILFVASVALSLIRLRVPGSLYYFFPRKKTDLSCLISQTLTLLLMASIGGSIVFVLLGFGFHLLPSGVSTGYILPIAIYLCVETVAQLIDHIFILDKKPKFVLIVTIADQAVRLVLLLSAALIFDSVMAMVWALIVQSLLRLAVVLIYLSRKYVIRLGLPDMDLLKQQVKYIAPLAAATIVWTVGGKFDAIIISGFMSPEDFAIYSVGALGIMNAVTLLYISLGNVCLPRFGELAMEHDYQGITRIWHKMIIANAVLTVPAAVFCCALAEQFITILFTDRYLAAATIWRINMSALLIQMLGYGYIPTALGKTGAILVSNIVRFALVIPVSIFMISKFGLTGGAISFVIGFSTEAVIQIETTRRTLQLRISKILPWMTIARIIFISGVPLVFLPNLLEPGFRPLLTLMIGALAYFPVVALALIMTGTVDLNEFTPQLRRYRIIDILMNLSPAKRKGTVSGDTSN; this is encoded by the coding sequence TTGTCAGAGATTAAAATTCATTCCCTTAAATCCCAGGCCCTCCATCTGTTTTTCGGAAAAATCCTTGCCTATCTGATTATCAGCATATCGCCGATCATTCTGGTGCGGCTGATTTCGATGACTCAGTTCGGCGTGTATCGGCAAATATTGTTTGTCGCATCGGTCGCGCTTTCCTTGATTCGGTTGAGAGTTCCCGGAAGTCTGTACTATTTTTTTCCGAGAAAAAAAACGGATTTAAGCTGCCTGATTTCGCAGACCCTTACGCTGCTGCTCATGGCGAGCATTGGCGGAAGTATTGTCTTCGTGTTGCTTGGGTTCGGGTTTCACCTGCTTCCCAGCGGAGTTTCAACTGGTTATATTCTTCCGATCGCGATTTACCTGTGTGTTGAAACGGTCGCTCAACTCATCGATCATATTTTTATTCTGGACAAGAAACCAAAGTTCGTTCTGATCGTGACCATTGCCGATCAGGCTGTACGGCTGGTACTTTTGCTGAGCGCGGCCCTGATATTTGACAGCGTTATGGCCATGGTATGGGCCTTGATCGTTCAGAGTTTGCTGAGGCTTGCCGTCGTGCTGATATACCTGTCACGAAAATATGTCATTCGGCTGGGCCTTCCTGACATGGATCTGCTGAAGCAGCAGGTGAAATATATTGCGCCGCTGGCGGCTGCCACGATAGTCTGGACTGTCGGGGGCAAGTTTGATGCGATTATCATCAGCGGTTTCATGTCGCCGGAAGACTTCGCTATTTATTCGGTAGGCGCTCTGGGCATAATGAATGCAGTCACTTTGCTGTACATATCCTTAGGTAATGTATGCCTGCCGCGTTTCGGGGAACTGGCCATGGAGCATGATTATCAGGGCATCACACGGATATGGCACAAGATGATTATCGCAAATGCCGTGTTGACCGTTCCTGCGGCAGTGTTCTGCTGCGCTCTCGCAGAGCAGTTCATCACCATCCTTTTTACCGACCGGTATCTGGCAGCCGCAACGATCTGGCGAATTAACATGTCGGCGCTTCTTATCCAGATGCTCGGATACGGATATATCCCGACCGCTCTCGGAAAGACCGGGGCTATACTCGTGTCCAATATTGTACGGTTTGCCCTGGTGATTCCGGTTTCTATTTTCATGATATCAAAGTTCGGGCTCACGGGAGGGGCGATCAGTTTTGTCATCGGGTTTTCAACCGAAGCCGTTATCCAGATCGAGACCACCCGCAGGACGCTTCAGCTCCGTATATCGAAGATTCTGCCCTGGATGACGATTGCGCGCATTATTTTCATCAGCGGGGTGCCGCTGGTGTTCCTGCCGAACCTTCTGGAACCGGGATTCAGGCCCCTGTTGACGCTGATGATCGGCGCGTTGGCTTATTTTCCTGTTGTGGCATTGGCGCTGATTATGACCGGCACTGTGGATCTGAATGAATTCACTCCTCAGTTGAGACGGTATCGAATAATTGACATTCTCATGAACCTGAGTCCGGCAAAGCGGAAAGGAACCGTCAGCGGTGATACGTCAAACTGA
- a CDS encoding GNAT family N-acetyltransferase encodes MSVTVIEATAQNQQEWDTYCTSHCAFYAQHWFWHDTLKKLGFTPISLMARDRKNNMAGIFRAAILKMPLHRYAISTQADGRMAGGPLCSSEEASTALLRKFDGICRESHVAKAVIMAGVLGSNTPFWKESVESLGFKEQDKGKCSFVLDLEQGGSEAVFANMSRRLRNRIRKGEKKGLRIREVRRTDDVKKYFTLKVKTWNMLGNLCPRSGEFDVLSHNILTYGKMYIAEVEDKPVGGAYCYIDQNCWHLKGAVRLEQYDNYEINKAVFWRLITDAEKSGVRYIDFGSTAINSTHYTLKKSFQAQPFPLLWYEKTYHPLSIKLRNSLIHLSFKWYAPLSFKYSYALNPLTKWYEE; translated from the coding sequence ATGTCGGTTACCGTTATTGAAGCTACAGCGCAGAATCAGCAGGAATGGGATACCTATTGCACCAGTCATTGTGCATTTTATGCGCAGCACTGGTTCTGGCATGATACTCTGAAAAAACTGGGTTTTACTCCGATAAGCCTGATGGCAAGGGACCGGAAGAATAACATGGCTGGTATCTTCAGAGCCGCCATATTGAAAATGCCTCTGCACCGTTATGCCATATCCACTCAGGCTGATGGTAGAATGGCCGGAGGACCTTTATGCAGTTCCGAGGAAGCCTCCACCGCGCTTCTTCGTAAATTCGACGGCATATGCCGTGAAAGCCATGTGGCCAAGGCCGTCATCATGGCGGGAGTGTTAGGCAGCAACACTCCTTTCTGGAAAGAATCCGTTGAATCCCTTGGGTTCAAGGAGCAGGACAAAGGCAAATGCAGCTTTGTCCTGGATCTCGAACAGGGCGGCAGTGAAGCTGTTTTTGCAAACATGTCCAGACGGCTCAGGAACCGTATCCGCAAGGGGGAAAAAAAAGGACTCAGGATTCGTGAGGTCCGGCGCACGGATGATGTCAAAAAGTATTTTACCCTGAAAGTGAAAACGTGGAACATGCTGGGCAATTTATGCCCGCGTTCCGGAGAGTTCGATGTGTTGAGTCACAATATCCTGACATATGGGAAAATGTATATCGCGGAAGTTGAAGACAAGCCCGTCGGTGGCGCTTACTGCTATATTGACCAAAATTGCTGGCACCTGAAAGGGGCGGTAAGACTGGAACAATATGACAACTACGAGATTAACAAGGCGGTGTTCTGGCGGTTGATAACCGATGCGGAGAAGAGCGGAGTACGCTATATTGATTTCGGTTCCACTGCCATAAATTCGACGCACTATACCTTGAAAAAGTCGTTTCAGGCCCAGCCGTTTCCACTCTTATGGTATGAGAAAACTTATCATCCCCTGAGCATTAAACTCAGAAACAGCCTGATTCATCTTTCCTTTAAATGGTACGCCCCCTTGTCGTTCAAGTATTCATATGCGCTGAATCCGTTAACCAAATGGTATGAAGAGTAG
- a CDS encoding glycosyltransferase family 39 protein, giving the protein MNFQSFLYQEHTAVSYKTKDICLFAAILIGGMMLRFWGLGNVGLHGDEETMAMPTMQILKSGQPILPSGLFYPRGLGQLYLMALSVMGFGESEWAFRFPSAVVGTLGVVVAFFLGRRFLPPKWNLLFVLVIALYPSMIIISQTARMYIFVSTFLMLFAILIFRWEVRKTWKSLVAAVIAMLVSIQFHQLAIFCSFLFFFPFLKRPSAKSLIQGAAGFSVTAGAFMLFRRWVNLQYGISYVQTLSLPSGGLFHASGLSHGLTSSGFIMLLCIIVVAVTAMRHQSKSRAFLLANALLAGAVVVCWLGQYFAGSILFTCASILYLRDSKLKSFLWVVCILPPLLGLMFGIQFHELARAADGASGTARILKILAGTPSPLVLITFFSELPLASLLYIAVLACAMVQVAKGASLPDHFLLFVLSVGMPLLGIGFFKNRIPNRYLFQLLPFIILCCISGVAWLLQIEALRRPLYGSRYSLGLLFSVLLLMFINPVELSKSINPGYDRFPDHKGAAEYIRGLDRHPEDVIMAEDVLQQTFYLGKVDYWLRSLDDAGFFVKDIDGVLLDNYTHTPLIGSGAELKNILEHENRGAVYIVGSGETATYKNYYLGNGIIDVMSRYPYEIVYQGRDHKTMIWRYSPPGKSATCSVLNISE; this is encoded by the coding sequence ATGAATTTTCAATCGTTTCTATATCAGGAACACACGGCTGTATCTTACAAAACGAAAGATATTTGTCTGTTTGCGGCTATCTTGATTGGTGGGATGATGCTTCGATTCTGGGGACTTGGCAATGTCGGCCTTCATGGCGATGAGGAAACCATGGCGATGCCGACGATGCAAATCCTCAAATCCGGTCAGCCCATTCTGCCCAGCGGTCTATTTTATCCCAGAGGTCTTGGACAGCTGTACCTGATGGCACTTTCAGTCATGGGGTTCGGGGAATCTGAATGGGCCTTCAGATTCCCGTCTGCTGTTGTGGGAACCCTGGGTGTCGTGGTTGCCTTTTTCCTGGGCCGACGGTTCCTGCCGCCAAAATGGAATCTGCTGTTTGTGCTGGTCATCGCTTTATACCCATCCATGATCATCATTTCCCAAACTGCAAGAATGTATATTTTTGTATCCACGTTTCTGATGCTCTTTGCGATATTGATATTTCGCTGGGAAGTTCGTAAAACATGGAAAAGCCTTGTGGCGGCCGTGATCGCGATGCTCGTTTCCATCCAATTTCATCAGCTGGCAATTTTTTGTTCATTTCTGTTCTTTTTCCCATTTTTAAAAAGGCCGTCAGCTAAATCCCTGATTCAGGGGGCGGCGGGGTTTTCAGTGACGGCCGGGGCTTTTATGCTGTTCAGACGATGGGTGAATCTGCAGTATGGAATTTCCTATGTGCAAACCCTTTCCCTGCCGTCCGGCGGACTGTTTCACGCCAGTGGGTTGTCGCATGGCTTGACGTCATCAGGATTTATTATGCTGTTATGCATCATCGTGGTGGCGGTAACAGCCATGCGGCATCAATCGAAAAGCCGCGCTTTTTTGCTGGCAAATGCGTTGTTGGCGGGGGCAGTCGTGGTCTGCTGGCTGGGACAATACTTTGCAGGTTCCATCCTGTTCACTTGCGCCAGTATCCTTTATTTGCGCGACAGCAAGCTGAAAAGCTTTCTGTGGGTTGTGTGTATTCTGCCGCCGCTGCTGGGGTTGATGTTCGGGATTCAGTTTCATGAACTGGCCCGGGCAGCTGACGGTGCTTCAGGAACTGCTCGGATATTGAAAATTCTGGCGGGTACTCCATCCCCCCTGGTATTGATCACGTTTTTCAGTGAATTGCCGTTGGCATCGCTCCTTTATATCGCTGTGCTGGCCTGTGCCATGGTTCAGGTTGCTAAAGGGGCCAGCCTTCCGGATCATTTCCTGCTTTTTGTACTGTCGGTTGGGATGCCGTTGCTGGGTATCGGTTTTTTCAAAAATCGCATCCCGAATCGATACCTGTTTCAGTTGCTGCCGTTTATTATCCTGTGCTGCATTTCGGGTGTGGCCTGGCTGCTGCAAATTGAAGCCTTGAGGCGTCCTCTTTATGGAAGCCGATACTCACTTGGGCTGTTATTTTCTGTTCTGCTGCTGATGTTCATAAACCCGGTTGAGCTGTCAAAGAGCATCAATCCGGGCTATGATAGATTTCCAGATCACAAGGGGGCTGCGGAATATATCAGGGGGCTCGACAGGCATCCTGAAGATGTCATCATGGCCGAGGATGTTCTGCAGCAGACATTTTATCTCGGGAAAGTGGACTATTGGCTCAGATCTCTGGATGATGCCGGGTTTTTCGTCAAAGACATTGACGGGGTGTTGCTGGATAACTACACACATACCCCGCTTATCGGATCCGGGGCCGAACTGAAAAACATTCTGGAGCACGAGAATCGGGGTGCAGTCTACATTGTCGGCAGCGGTGAAACTGCAACATACAAAAATTATTATCTGGGCAATGGCATCATAGATGTCATGAGCAGATATCCATATGAAATAGTATATCAAGGGCGGGATCACAAAACCATGATATGGAGATACTCACCCCCTGGCAAATCAGCCACCTGTTCGGTTCTGAATATTTCGGAATGA
- a CDS encoding ATP-grasp domain-containing protein, whose translation MIRQTEKQPTPAAVVCVDGLGINGLGIVRSLGRRGIPVYVVGVNQHLDLAASSRYCRGKIQIEDVNGDALYYALAILADKIGSRPVLFFDNDRMMNALRPHAEAVEKKFRVTSPLRNVGNLACKRFQISVARSIGLAVPDTWYPGTWDELYAIDSDGRTRFIAKPASETYPFDKPFKVMTGDNIPQLADRLKARVGSPEGLIIQKYIEGPDSQIYVALGYKSFRTEFCEVMTGIKTSQSCPGAGVMAVGRAKDSGTVRRMTRDLISALNYSGIIGVEYKYSITDGKYYFIEISPRAELFHTLGAKAGFDLPLTAYRDVAAVQPMESPAIRRDAGHYWICFQSDMISLLMSRRNGNHRRFFEPYLGKKEWAVYASDDLVPWIRSVQDFAFSYISALFLKICK comes from the coding sequence GTGATACGTCAAACTGAGAAACAGCCCACACCTGCCGCAGTGGTATGCGTCGACGGGTTAGGCATAAACGGCCTTGGCATCGTTCGATCATTGGGAAGAAGAGGAATCCCGGTCTATGTCGTGGGTGTCAATCAGCATCTGGACCTGGCTGCATCCAGCCGGTACTGCAGGGGAAAAATCCAAATCGAAGACGTTAATGGTGATGCTCTGTACTATGCGCTGGCCATACTGGCGGATAAAATCGGGTCAAGGCCGGTTCTTTTTTTTGACAACGACAGGATGATGAATGCCCTGAGGCCTCATGCGGAAGCTGTAGAAAAAAAATTTCGGGTGACTTCTCCGTTGAGAAACGTGGGAAATCTGGCCTGCAAGCGGTTTCAAATATCCGTGGCCCGGAGTATCGGCCTTGCTGTCCCGGATACATGGTATCCCGGAACATGGGACGAACTCTATGCCATTGATTCGGACGGGCGAACGCGGTTTATCGCCAAACCCGCTTCGGAGACATATCCTTTTGATAAACCGTTCAAGGTGATGACAGGAGACAATATCCCTCAGCTGGCTGATCGACTCAAAGCCAGGGTCGGTTCTCCTGAAGGACTCATCATCCAGAAATATATTGAAGGGCCCGACTCTCAGATTTATGTTGCCCTGGGGTATAAATCGTTCAGAACTGAGTTTTGCGAGGTGATGACGGGCATCAAGACCAGTCAGAGCTGCCCGGGGGCAGGTGTCATGGCCGTTGGCCGGGCTAAGGATTCCGGTACTGTCCGGCGGATGACCCGTGATCTGATTTCAGCATTGAATTACTCCGGCATTATCGGCGTGGAATACAAATATTCAATAACCGACGGTAAATATTATTTTATTGAAATCAGCCCCCGTGCGGAGCTGTTTCACACGCTGGGAGCGAAGGCGGGCTTTGACCTGCCGTTGACGGCATACCGGGATGTTGCCGCCGTTCAACCGATGGAATCCCCCGCCATACGGCGTGATGCCGGACATTACTGGATTTGTTTCCAGTCCGATATGATTTCGCTTCTTATGTCACGCAGAAATGGAAATCACAGGCGTTTTTTTGAGCCCTATCTCGGGAAAAAGGAATGGGCAGTATATGCATCGGATGATCTGGTTCCATGGATCAGATCTGTTCAGGACTTTGCTTTTAGTTACATTTCAGCCCTGTTTTTGAAGATCTGCAAATGA
- a CDS encoding O-antigen ligase family protein — MNIISIYFLLLTFWLEQSLDFKLTQITGLSLMNLCLYLMLIVWVVSMITRRKIIEPNPLYKYLALMTFVVVISIVLKEIRGHAGDMILRDEMIALKSWLNPLVLFVVVYNIIDDEVTNSRVILGLMVLLAVTVTTTQLVTYGIVDPVSDKVFEDGRAAGFVEPNQYASYLVLFIPLIITYILNHTVVKTRIAAAVLLVMVLIDLIGTGSRGGFISLLFALGVYFFILYRQKMVRLITLQLIIAATLAIVTVSFFVTNAQLEETVLDRLDMSESQTLDDYTFGRITLLVNGIELFLQSPLTGYGQDSFGKMMRKRFGISGNSHNDYLLYLVQYGIIGFGVFIILYLKIFQNVWNRLERSTDVWKKALYISYIAGFSGYALSMLSVNLFTPRYMFWIYTAVMFKYIQLDYQEGAVAGRSASKVV, encoded by the coding sequence ATGAATATTATTTCTATTTATTTTCTGCTGCTCACCTTCTGGTTGGAGCAGTCTCTGGACTTTAAACTGACACAGATTACCGGCCTGAGTCTGATGAATCTGTGCCTCTATCTGATGCTTATCGTCTGGGTGGTTTCCATGATAACCCGGCGCAAGATCATTGAGCCTAATCCGCTTTATAAATATCTGGCGCTGATGACGTTTGTGGTCGTCATTTCTATTGTGTTGAAAGAGATTCGCGGCCATGCCGGAGATATGATCCTCAGGGATGAGATGATTGCCTTGAAATCATGGTTGAACCCGCTCGTCTTGTTTGTTGTGGTATACAATATTATAGATGATGAGGTGACAAACAGCAGGGTAATCCTTGGGTTGATGGTATTGCTGGCGGTTACGGTTACCACTACTCAGCTCGTGACATACGGAATTGTGGACCCGGTTTCAGATAAGGTTTTTGAAGATGGCCGGGCGGCGGGGTTTGTCGAGCCCAATCAGTATGCATCCTACCTGGTCTTGTTTATCCCGTTGATCATCACTTATATTCTCAATCACACGGTCGTTAAGACAAGAATTGCCGCTGCCGTGCTGCTCGTGATGGTGCTGATCGATCTTATCGGCACTGGTTCGCGGGGTGGATTCATTTCCCTGCTGTTTGCGTTGGGAGTCTATTTTTTTATTCTGTACCGACAGAAAATGGTACGGTTGATCACGCTTCAGCTGATCATCGCGGCGACGCTGGCCATCGTTACCGTCTCTTTTTTCGTAACGAATGCTCAGCTGGAAGAAACCGTGCTCGATCGTCTGGACATGAGTGAATCTCAGACTCTGGATGATTATACCTTCGGTCGGATTACACTGCTGGTCAATGGCATTGAACTTTTTCTGCAAAGCCCGCTTACAGGTTACGGGCAGGACAGCTTCGGCAAGATGATGCGGAAACGCTTTGGCATATCAGGAAATTCTCACAATGATTATCTTCTGTATCTGGTGCAGTATGGGATCATCGGGTTCGGTGTGTTTATCATTCTTTACCTGAAAATATTTCAGAATGTCTGGAACCGTCTGGAGCGATCTACCGACGTCTGGAAAAAAGCGCTGTATATCAGCTATATCGCCGGGTTTTCTGGCTATGCGCTTTCGATGTTGAGCGTCAATCTGTTTACCCCAAGGTATATGTTCTGGATTTATACGGCGGTGATGTTTAAATATATCCAGCTGGATTATCAGGAAGGTGCAGTCGCCGGCCGTTCGGCAAGTAAGGTCGTTTGA
- a CDS encoding glycosyltransferase family 4 protein: MTAQQPINVIFVVNNLKQRGAEQQLFNFVTSIPPHVKIDIFRFSNGDDEFPEMFSDKRIRIYSSSRNGTYNPLRWQSLSSCLNVRKYDAMVTVGLGAALLFGRVCAFLNGINAVYSCLNTFENFNTFRGRDGQYFDILNQTVNHCLTKIPGKRIFRFLPNSDRLARKIRSVSKGYPTHTLYNGLKPGEFEAVADYRPDERIQAILARFKGFPSVVQVGTLDDNKNQLFTLRCIEEIRRYVPEVRLLLLGDGMNRQRIRDRISCGGLDRQVIMTGQLSRMDCLYLMSQANLLVLTSQSESFPNVLLEGQALSLPVVTFDAGASSEIVEHGVTGYVVPPADENGFKDAVIRLLTDPTTAVSMGHNGKSRVLEAFNMDNKVKRFLALIEKDLRHVDILSGKVLINEHIVSEP, encoded by the coding sequence TTGACAGCTCAACAGCCCATAAACGTGATATTTGTCGTGAACAATTTGAAACAGCGGGGGGCGGAGCAGCAGTTGTTTAATTTTGTCACTTCAATTCCACCTCATGTAAAAATAGATATTTTCAGATTTTCCAACGGAGATGACGAGTTCCCCGAAATGTTTTCCGATAAAAGGATCAGGATATATTCCAGTAGTCGTAACGGGACCTATAATCCGTTACGATGGCAGTCGCTTTCCAGTTGTCTGAACGTCCGTAAATATGATGCAATGGTTACCGTCGGCCTGGGCGCTGCACTGCTTTTCGGGAGGGTCTGTGCCTTTTTAAACGGGATTAACGCGGTATACAGCTGCCTGAACACCTTTGAGAATTTTAATACGTTCCGGGGAAGGGATGGACAATATTTCGATATCCTGAACCAGACCGTGAATCATTGCCTTACGAAAATTCCGGGGAAGAGAATATTCAGATTCCTGCCGAATTCGGATCGTCTGGCCCGGAAAATCCGATCGGTCTCGAAAGGATACCCGACCCATACATTATATAATGGACTCAAACCCGGGGAGTTTGAAGCGGTAGCGGACTACAGGCCCGATGAGAGAATTCAAGCCATTCTTGCCCGTTTTAAAGGATTCCCGTCAGTCGTTCAGGTCGGAACCCTTGATGACAATAAGAACCAGCTGTTTACCCTCAGGTGTATTGAAGAGATCCGCCGGTATGTGCCCGAGGTTCGGTTGCTGTTGCTCGGAGATGGTATGAACCGGCAGCGCATAAGAGACCGGATTTCATGCGGCGGACTGGATCGGCAGGTTATCATGACCGGTCAGTTAAGCCGGATGGATTGTCTTTACCTGATGAGCCAGGCGAACCTGCTGGTGCTGACATCGCAAAGTGAATCATTTCCCAATGTTCTGCTGGAAGGCCAGGCACTGTCATTGCCAGTGGTTACGTTTGATGCCGGAGCGTCATCGGAAATTGTCGAACACGGGGTTACAGGATACGTTGTGCCTCCGGCGGATGAGAATGGTTTCAAAGATGCAGTCATACGCCTGCTGACAGACCCGACAACTGCCGTGAGTATGGGGCACAACGGGAAAAGCCGGGTATTGGAGGCTTTCAACATGGATAACAAGGTAAAGCGGTTTTTGGCATTGATTGAAAAGGACTTGCGGCACGTCGACATTTTATCGGGTAAGGTATTGATCAATGAACATATTGTTTCTGAACCATAA